The window CATTCATACGCACAAATAATATTATCCGTGATCAACCTCCCGGGAACAAAGGCTGATTGCTCCTTTGAGATAATATCTGGCAATATCAACTTCAATCTATTCGACACCACTTTAGAAGCTATTTTATAAATCACATTGCAAAGGCTGATAGGCCTAAACTGGGTAAGTAGAGTGGGATTTTGTACCTTGGGTATCAACACGAGTATCGTATCATTAATGCTTGCAGCAGTCTCCTCTCCACGGACGATCCGAAGCACCACTTTAGTTACTTCATCCCCACAAATGTCCCAGTGGCGCTGATAGAAGTGTGCAGGAAAACCATCTGGCCCCGGTGCCTTCGTAGGAAACATCTGAAACAGGGCCTGCTTTACTTCCTCATTTGTGTAAGGAGCGCAAAGCGAAGCATTCATCTCTGGTGTCACTTTCCGAGGCACATGTTGTAATACATCATCTACCCCCTGTACACCTTCCGTCGTGTACAAGGTTTTATAGAAATCTGTCACAAGTTGTTTCATCTCAGCCTTGTCCTCTACTCTTATACCCATCGCATTGTGTAGAGCTCGAATTATATTCTTCCTACGCCGCATATTTGCTCTCATGTGAAAAAAATTTGTGTTGCGATCACCCGCAGTCAGCCACTGTATGCGCGATCTTTGTCTCCACATTAACTCCTCCCTATGATAGAGCTCAACCAGTCGTTCATTCAACTTTTTCTCAAGGTGACTTGGAGCAGTCCTAGACGGAACACTCCGAAGCCTCTCTAGCTCCGCTTTTGCCTTCTTGATCTCCTTCCTAACACTTCCAAAAGTTGCATCCTCCCATGCCAAGAGGTTCTTTGACAGAAGCTCCAATTTTCTGCGAATCCCCTCAACTCCTTGATCCGCTTGCAGTTCGCTCCATCCTGAGCTGATAGTGTCACGCCATGATTCATGTGACTCCCACATCACTTCGTACCGGAAGCTCGGTTTAGGGCGTGGTAAAACCTCTTCAAACTGTACGAGTATTGGTCCATGATCCGAGGACGCCGAAGTTAAGTTTGTAACCTTGGCCATAGGGAAAAGCGCCGCCCAATCAGATGTGGCCATCGCTCTGTCAAGCCTCACGCGGGTGTAGGATCCCCCGGTCACTTTTTTCTCAAAGGTCCAAAATCTGCCATGATAGCCCAAGTCCATCAACATGCAAACGTCAACCGCATCCCGGAAACCTTGTATTTGTGCATTACTCCGATTAGCAGCTCCCTCATGTTCATCCGGACGTAAAACTTCGTTAAAATCGCCCAAACACAGCCAAGGGAGGTTGCTAAAAGACGCCAACCCCTTTAGGAGATCCCATGTTTGGTGTCTCAGTTGTGTCTGGGCCTCTCCATACACGCATGTCAACCTCCATGGGTCTTTCCCTTCCTCTACCACCTTTGCATCAATATGATAAACAGAATCACCCAAGATCTCAACATTTATTGTATTATTCCAAAAAATCCCtattcctccactttttccttgactATCTATCGCATAGGCATTATCATAGCCCAAAGTGTTAGCTAAAGCTTCTACACGTGCACCCTTTACTTGAGTTTCAACAATACACAGCACGGTAGGGGTAAATTTCTTCGCAAAGTCGCGAAGCTCACGAACTGTCGCGGCTTTACCCGCGCCGCGACAGTTCCAACAAAATGAACTCATTGCGTCCGGCGgcactcctcggaggagcccgCCGATCCATCATACTGGTCCTTGCCACGTTCCACTCCATCTGTCACCATACTCGGTGTCCCTGCATCAGACAGCTCCTTAAACAGGGCTCCTTTATTGCCAACATCTTTCTTCCGTCGCTTCACCTCTTTCCTTGGAGACACATATACAGGCGGCATCGGTGGAACCCCGTCCGGCTTTCCAGAGATTACAAGAGCTGTAGAGCTCACTGGGACCACGTCCCCTTCTCCATCATCGCTCGACTGAACTGTCTCTGGATGGTTCTTATCCGAAGATTGCCTCTTGTTACTTGCCACCACTACCCCCAGCGTTGCAGCAGTCGGTTCCTCGATCATACCCTTGGGCTCACTTGGCCCCGATATTTCTGTGGTCATTGCATTGTCCTCTCCTTCATCCTGCCTCCCCGCCTCCCTGCGAGGTTCATTCTGATATGCATTGAAGCGCCAACTTTGATTGGGGTTATACTGCTCTCGCCCCCTACCTCTTCCTCCTGCATTCCTTGGGCCGCCTCGTCCCCTCTGGTTACCAAAACCACCTCTGCCAGGTTGCCTGAAGCGAATATTGTCAGCCAGAACAAAGTCACCCCACTCAAACTTTGTCTCATCATGAACACCATCACCACACTCCTCGTGCCAATGCCCGCATTCACCACAGTTAAAGCAAAAGACAGGTAATTTCTCGTATTTTACTTGATATCTAACTCGTTCATCCCCCTTCTTTCCAGTGACAAACCTCTTAATTTTTGCGTTGATATCGATTTTCACCCTCACCCGGACAAATTCACCAAAGAAACCTGCCGGTAGCTTGAGCTgcacttcttccacctcgccaattCGCGATGCCATCCCCCTAACTGCGGGCTCTATCAAAAAGTTGTCAGGTAAACGATGGATTTGCGCCCAAACTGCCAACTTATCCAACTTGATGCTATCAGGGTTTTTGAACCCATCATACTCCACCAAAATCACTGCTTGGTCTCTGAAAAGCCATGGCCCCTCTAGCATGGCCTTATTCCAATCCCCTAGACAACCAAACTGCGTTGTGAACAAGTTGTCCTTCACCTTCCTTCAGACCACCGTTTTCGCTGGATTCCAGGCTGCACGCATGTCCCCATAAAGAGCATTAGGGCTGAAAGTCCTTGTAGTGTGTACCCTGGCTATGGCTAGCCACTTCGCCGGCGCCCCCAGATCCGGTAACTCCTCCTCCCACACgaaatcatcatcttcctcctcctgcaAATTCAACCTGGCTAGCAGCTCCTCCGTCGTCTCCTTGCCATGCCGCCCCTGTGAGCTTGATCCCGGCGCCATGAACCGAGCAGTCTAGTCGCCGCCAACGAAAACCCTAGATCGATCTGCCAGAGAAACCACTATAACCAAGGCCGGGTAAGGTCACGAGGGGCCTCCCTTGATCAGCCCGAGTCCAGGGGATCACCAGCAGGTTCGATCGGGGAAAAGAAGGTAAGATCCGGCCGCGGCGCCGGAGTATGTCGAAACCCTAGGCTATCGCCGTCGGGGAGAGAAAACTCGCCGAGAGAAAACGACTCACGGACTCGCCGAGAGAAAACTCATGCTCTTGTCGTCACGATCGAAGAGCAGCCTTTGGACTTGATCCTGTAGGTATTTTCTTTCATTTGTTTTTGAGAACAAAACGGCCACGACCTTTATTGATCTATAACTATGTTCATTGGAATTGCATCAGGATCACAAGAAACTACTAACCAGGTTTATTTTGAGCAAATAACTAGTTTTATATTTTTTGAGAATTGCACTCTCGAAAAAGCCCAGTCGAGAGCTCAACATGTGGGCCCATCCCATCACAAACGGGCCGTGACGGGGTCACGCTAACGAGCAACCGACCTACCGCGCGCGCGCACTATAAAATGATCGATCGAAGCCAGTGCGACTGTGCGAGGCCAGCTCAGTCGTCGTTAACGGCGCCCTGCGCGATCGCGATCGCGATGCCGCCGCTGGCGAGGGCATCACAGCGAAGCCGGTATTCCAAGAAAAGGGCGCCGCCGGAGAGGGACTGGGCGGAGCTGCACCAGGACCTGATCTCGTGCATCCTCCACAGGCTGGACCAGGCCGAGCTCCTGATCGGCGGCGTGGCGGGCGTGTGCCATTCATGGCGCCGCGCCGCCCGGGAGGAGCCGGAGCTGTGGCGCCGCATCGACCTGCGCGGCGGCCTGTGGTTCGTCCCGCCGTTCCGCCGCGAGTGGAGCCTCGAGACCATGGTGCGGAAGGCCCTGCGGCTCGGCGCCGGCCAGTGCGAGGCCTTCCTGTGCGAGCGCGTCGACGACGACATCCTCCTCATCCTCGCCGAGCGGTAAGATTTTGTTctatcctaaaccctaaaccctaaaccctagtaTACTATAAATCATCTGCAAACTGTGTCCTGTTCCTAGGTTTTCCACAAGCAGGGTTCTTCTTTCTTGCTCCCTTCAGTTATCGCCATTTTCTGAGAATTGTTACAAATTTATTTGAACTAGGAAAGGTCGCTCCATCAATTTTGAATTAGTTGCCTACTTAATTATTCGAATAATTATCGTATCTCATGTTACGTTGCAGGGCACCCTCGCTAAAGAGCCTTCATCTCATTAGCTCATCTGTCTCCGATCAAGGATTTGAAAAGGCGATCAAGATGTTACCCCTGCTTGAGGAGCTCGAGATTTCCCAGTGTTTAAGCATACATAGTATGAAGGTGTTTGAACTTGTTGCTAGAGAATGCCCATTGCTGAAGCACTTCCGACATGTCGCGGGAATGCACTTCGCAAATGGTAATGCAGTAGCATTTGCGGCTGCAAGTATGCACAAGCTACGTTCCTTGCATCTTGTCGGCCATACCTTCCACAGTGAAGGACTGGTAGCCATCCTTGACAACTGCCACGACCTAGAGTACCTCAACATGCGAGAGTGCAAACCTATTGCCATTGATGACAGGCTACAAGTGAAGCTTGCTCGGATCAACATGGATGATCGTGAGTACTCGAGCGACTATTATGAGGACTATGGGTACTTGGCTGGTTGTACTTACTACCATCCCTATTCGCCTGCCTGTGGAAATCGTCCTTATTGTTGGCGGTCTGATCCAGAATTAGTCGAGGTTTTCTTTGATTATTATATGGACTCCCTTAGATATGATGTTGATGATTATGATACTGGTGATGATGACGATCTCGAAGAGTACGAGAAGATCCTTGACATCAAGAGCATGCGTAGGTACCTAAGCTAATGAAATAATGTATATGTGAATAATGTTCCGATGAAAAACTGTGCCTTTCTCAAACGCATGCACAGCCGCACGGCAATGGCCGGTGTTTTGTTGATTTGATTTTGCAGTGAGATTTCTACATTATTATTTATTCAATGGCTCATCATCCGAATGTATTGTAATTCACATAACTGAGatctcaactactccctccgtcccaaaataagtgtctttgaTTTAGTATAAAACACACTTATTTtgcgacggagggagtatctttttaTTACAGTTTGCTATAAACAAGTTTAGTTGTAGTCAACTTGACATGCTAAATATAAGTGTTATTTATTTATGTTTGTAGGAGTTGTATTTTTACCTTATGATAGACCGAAACATTTGTGAACTTCATCTAGTATAAATCCACATCTTGATGTTCCTAGCACAAGCAAATTGTGATCTTATGTTACTTAAAACTCCAAATCTCACATGACATAAGAGCTAACTTTTATGTTTGCAGCTACTTAATTCAATAAGTTGTACAGTCTTGTCATGGCTCAATCTTCTAACAACGAAACTGAATAATAAAACATCTGCCATCCGCTTGTGCTAGGAAAAACATGTGGCTTTTGTTGTTCAATGAATATATTTCTATGCCATTAAATTAAATCTTCAAAATTGTATGGTCTCAATGGAGGTAGAAACGGGAAATTGTTTACGGGAACATTGAATCTTGACAATTGCATTTTGTTCCCTTCTGCACCCCGAATAGCAAGTTTTTTACTCCATGAGCACAAGCTAAAAATGAGAGTCACCAGGCCTAGCTGAATATAGAGCAAAAGTGATGACCATGTTGGACCAAAATAGCGAAAGCGGAGAGGATTTTTGACAACAAAAAAGACCTTAACTATCATATTCCAAGTTGGGAAATGAAAATATCAACATGCATTTGACCCCGTCCTTAGAGAAGCATACATTTTCCATTTCTCATCAAAAAGAGAAACATTAGAAGCAATTAAAGGATTGGCCCAAGTGTGTATCATATTTCATAAATATTTTTTATTCAAATTTTCTTCcacaaaaaatatatttttattttttatttttctacttTGCAAAGATTTCTTAGTTCATGTTTTTTCTCAAAATAAAGTCCATGTTTTTCAGATTAtttcatactactccatccatttttatttactcctcaTATAGCTTTTACCTAAGTCAAACTTTCTAAAGTTTgataaaaaatgtaaaaaaaataatATAAACCTTCACAGTAACAAATGTAATGATGTGAAAATAGagttggtcaaagtttataaagttttaCTAGAGACAAAGCTAATATGGAGAGTAAACAAAAGCGGAGGGAGTATTTGACAAGTTTTTTAACATAGTTTTTGATCGTGATCCCTTTGCATCCTCAAGCATACTCATTCCATTTTGTTTGTTCATACTCTATTTCTATAATTGAATTCCATCTTTTATGCTCGTGAAAGTGTGCGGGGTAATCATCACCCCCCATTCCACTTCCAACTAGAGATAAAGCATGATGTCCTCTCATCGCTTGAAAACTCTCTTTTCATTACTTCAAGACACAAAAGCTTTGTCATTCATCGTTCAACAACTTCTAGTGTCTTTTTTCTCTTGGTCAATTTCAAGCGAATCATGCTGGAGCACGGGCATAAAGCAACCGAGTCCCACTTGAAAGAATCCAGCAGCACAATCTACACATTGGATATTCGCATGACCAGAGGATCACAACCTCGAAAGTTGTGGGTCAGCGGGAACAAAACACCACAACCTCCATGGCATTGGCCCCACCGACAATGAAAACCAGCTTGATGCAATTTGTCGGTGATAATCACAGCCTCGATGGGACAATGACATCCCGTGGTGTATTGTCTGAGGTTTACCACTCACAAACACTGGCGAAGAAACCGTGGGATTGCCGGATTATCTCCAAGGTGAgatttttttttagaacgaaggctcaagaaaAGCCCGACTTTGAATTGACAAAGCTATCAACCGGCCAGGAATTACACAAGGCCACCAATACAACCAactgaaaacagaaaaaaaaaataaaCTGCAGGTACACGGTGATGCCGAAGCAGCTTACAAGCACCAAAGACTACACGCCCTATAGAAGTAAACGGAATAAGCACTAGCATGTAGTCAACGGAGTCCTCCAAGTGAACTTTAGTCAGTAGGACAAACAGAGGGGAACTTCGGGCGGAGCCATTGCCCAACGTCGATGGACCGAGCCCTCATCTACCCTAGAAGGTGCACATCGAAACCCTGCCGCTCCTCTCCAAATCCGGAGGGGACCCCTGCCCCTCGCCTTGGCTCGAAAGGCGCCGGACCGCTGGAAGATGGAATTATTGCCCTCCCTAGAGCAAGGAAAGGGCATGATTCTGGGCACCAAGGGAGATACTCAGCTCGACACGCCGCTGCACGAAGGGTACCAGAAGAAAGTCCACACCGCAGCCCACTGATACAAGCACGAAGAGGAAAAACTGCACAAGGGAGCTGTCACTGAACAAACAAACAGCAAGGAGAAAAATGAGCATCCAAAACTGGAATCAGATCAACCCGCAGAATCAGCTCCATGACCTTGCAACCGCATCTGGTTGCTCCCAATACAAAGGAGAGGATCCCTATCCCCTCCCTGCCCAAGGCAGAGACGTTGAGCAAGCAAGCACAGATCGGCAACGGCCAATCGAGAGGACAACGGACCGACACTAATTTAGATACAAAGCATCAGGCTCCAAATCCCTCGCCGAAGACGCAGCCACCCAGTCACCGCCGCCCAGCACCACAGCACACTCCCACCTTGCCCAAGCCGGCACCTTCAAGAAGGAGGCGGCGCACGCTGCACCGTTGTTGACCTGTCTCGGCAAGACATGGGATTTCTCCCGGGCATGGAGCGGGAGGGAGAGGGCACAAACCTCGacggcgcctccaaggaggggaacggcACCGGTCGGTGTCgccgccgtcgtggctagagcacCCCAGCCAACGATTTCTCCCGATTCGGTCCGCATCTCCGGGCATCCCAACACCGGATCCAGCGGCCAGAGGCCACCGACGACCAGATCCGGCGGGGCAAAGTGCTGCGTGGGGGAGGGAGACCGCCTTCAGATCCAGCCGCGGACGAGAAGGGCGCAACACCCGCTGCGACCAGCGACAGCTCCCGCCGTCCCTCGCCATCCTCGCGGCCAAGGAAACGGAGGGCCACCACCTGCGACGCCGCTTGCAGCAAGAGacagcgccgcctcgccacccgaggccgccgcctcggcgTCCGGAGCCCTCCGGTCGGGAGCAGGAaatcctcgccgccgccgtccttgACGACCCCGCGAACGGCGTCGGAGGTCtcctcgggcggcggcgaggggggaggGGCGAAGCGGGAGGGAAGGTTCGGCGGCTAAGGTTCGTCGCCACCCGAGTCGCCCCAAGCGGAGCGACGCTGGGCCGGGCAGTTACGTCCTGGCGGTgattgtgacttctctcctctacgATTAGCGGCTCTGTGACTGGCTATATTGCTTGGTATGTGTATGGTTTCTAGCTCTCGGGGATATCACACCTGGACCATATACGCTTTCATaattttttggtggctacaatAGCTCGACGAAATTCAATGTTGCGCTTTTTTTTCATCTGCCTATGCATAGCATAAGTCTTCTATTACTTTGCTATTTACCTACGCGATCCACTCTGTGTGCATTGgtattggttgtgtgcatcctaactatgcagaggTCAAGTGTATGCCAATTATGTTTCGTATCCCTTTGATGCTTCATTATGAGTTAATAAAAAATATCTTTTTCCAAATAAAAAACTTGTATTGTTAGATATTGGGAACGCGGAACATGCTTTGGTCCTACGAGTCGACCAAAGATGCTCCCATCATCTGTCAGCAATATGTGAGTAGCCGACGGTGATGTTGCCACACAGTCAAGAATGTCGAGACAACATGCAAGCAAGTGTTGCACCATGGACTACCAAAAGGTGATGTGATGGTGACCACCAAATGTAGTGACGATGACGACAACTTGTGTGGCCGACATTGCTACTAGTCGAAGGGCTACACCGATACTACGAGAGGGGTGACGATTGACATGGGGGTGGGGAGGCTATGTCAATGCAGTAAAATGAGATATGTTAGGCCCCTTGTTTCACTGTTCACGCACATGAGGTGGCAATAAGGGCGAAGATTCGAGCTACCACATGGCAAGGTGATACCTACTTCGCATATAGGTCACTGAATAGCAACCTACCACACACTCGTCCTTTTGTATCGGTTGGCCCAATGCAGCTTTTACgtttaaattcatgaacttttcctCAAATACATGATTTTTTAGAATACAAGAACCGTTTTTAAATTCATGAAAGAAATCCATAAGATTTTCtataatttatgaacatttttctattTCAAAAACACAATTATTTTAGAACTTATAAACATTTATTTatgaatttatgaacatttttttaattcacgAAAAAAATTTGATGCCGAATTTTAATTTAATCACGAACATTTTATGGTTTCAGCAACATTTCTTGAAATCATGAACACTTTTTGAATTTGTGAAATGTTTTTGAGTGCATGAACAATTTTTGTATTGGCGAAATTCATTTATACTTGGAAAAAAAATCACAAACATTTATTGTATTTGGACCTTTTTTAGTTTTGAACATTTTATTTGTTCCGAACATTCTTTTGAAATTTCGAAAAAAAGATGATCCATGACCAGTCGTTGAAATCCCGAACATTTTATCAAATAAGAAATTTGTGAAAAAAATCTCAAAGTAAGTAAAAATTGAAAGAAAAAACCaagtacaaaaaaagaaaaaagaaaaagaaaaggggcggaAAGCCCGCACATGGGCTGGCCCAAAATGCACAATTGGTGTCTAGCCGACCAACGCGGAAAATAGGTGCTCCCGTGATCATACAGCTCGCAAGGCTGCCGACCAGGGCGGGACGTTATATGCCGCGCGATTGCGTCAGTTTGGCAAGAAGCAAAATCGGGAATGTAGCGACTCGTGTCTAGAAGGCAACTGTAGCCTCAAGCGCCTTGGTTCACTGTAGTGAACCTGGCACTATAGATGCCCTTTTTTACTGATGTATTTTAATGTTACTGATGTGTACGAATATCAAACCTGTACAAACAAATGTTCCTTATggatacaaaaaatgtacaacatATATAAATTAAAATAGACAAAACATATATTTAAAAAGTAACTCTGTATtataaatgttaaacatgtataaaaaatattactgatgttttaaaaaatgcatattgGGTGGGAGAAATGTTTATTCCGATTAAACAATCACCATGTATTTGTAAAATGTTAGCCACTTATTCATAAAAGTGTTCAAAACTTGTATTTAAGAAGAAATAAAATGACATCATGTACCTGAAAAACTTGAAAAccgagaaagaaaaaataaaaacaaagaaaaccgATGAGAAACAAGAAAAATTGAAGAAAATTGAAGAAGAAAATCAGTCGAaacttaccaagaaacgaaagaaaGGTGATGAAACAAAGAAACtgagaaaaaaacaaagaaaaccaacatataaagaagaagaaaaagaaaaaccaaataaaacTTGTGAAAAATATATaacgaagaagaaaaaaaaagcatataagaagtaaaagagaagaaaacaagaagaagaccaagaaagcCGAATGCGAGCCCATCCCATGACAAACGGGCCGCGACAAAGGCACTTTAACCAGCACTAAAATAAATACCAACGAAATAACAGCCATCGGCCCACACTTGACACTACAAACGATCGATCTAAGCCGGTGCGAGGCCAGCTCGGTCGCCCATCGCCCTTCGCGATGGCGATCGCGATGCCGCCGCTGGCGAGGGCATCACAGCGTATCCGATATTCCAAGAAAAAAAGgcaccgaccccgccgccgccgcaaagGGACTGGGCGGAGCTGCACCCGGACCTCATCTCCTGCATACTCCACCGGCTGGACCAGGCCGAGCTCCTGGTCGGCGGCGTGGCCGGCGTGTGCCGCTCCTGGCGCCACGCCGCCCGGGATGAGCCGGAGCTGTGGCGCCGGATCGACCTGCGCGGCGGCCTCTGGTACGTCCCTCCGTTCCGCCCCAAGTTCAGCATCGAGACCATGGTGCGCAAGGCCCTGCGTCTCGGCGCGGGACAGACAGAGGCCTTCCTGAGCGAGGGCGTCAGCaaccgcgcgctcctcctccttgcCGAGAGGTATATGAGATTTAATTACTTCTTTCCTGATCCCTCAAACCACCATAAGCAGAAGGTTTTAAATTTTGGACCTCACCAAAAGTATTTTTGTTTGAATGAGATGCTACGCTCATTCATATCGCTcataacttcataagtcatatactTTATCTAATTAATGCTACCTTGCAGCGCACCCTCGCTGAAGAGCCTTCATCTCATCACATGCTCTGTCTCTGAACAAGCATTTGCAAAGGCGATCAAGATGTTACCTCTGCTCGAGGAGCTTGAGATTTCACTGCCTTCATATTTTGATACACTAGAGATGGTTGAACTAGTCGCCGGAACATGCCTACAGTTGAAGCACTTCAGACTTGTCATGCATGACTATGAAGACAGGCATACTAGTGGCCGGGtaggagtatttaaccaaaaactaccacatttgccggaaacgtgacagaaaactaccactgtacgtttttgtgcgaaaaactaccaaATTTTTCCTAagccgtggcaaaaaactaccaactcGCGTAATCGCTCGCTTTGCCCGCGCTAACCCCTAttctgaccggttgggcccgccAACAGTTGCCACGCGGGCTAACTGACGCCCGGCGCGCGCGGACGGCCGTTAACGGCCCGTCCCCTGTCGGAACGGCCGTTGTCGGTCGGGTCAATAAGTGAgagcgagcgagctcagccactcgctcattctcttcctcctcgctcgctctcactcgtcctcatcctctcccctctccctggTGCTCTGAGCTAGGTCAggctgtcgccgtcgccgccgcggccaTTGCTGCCGGTAGAAGTTGAGGATGCCATCCTGGAATGACGAGGAGAGCTCGGACGAGGACATCAACATGGTTTCAATGGATCCTCAGCTCTTTGTAAGTGCATAATGGTGGAAcagagttagggttagggttagttcatccaagTTGGAGATTCCAAGTTGCTTTAGGTTTGATTCGAAGTTTATGTCAGATGCTAAATATAGTTGTTAACTGAATTTATGTCTGATGCTAATTCAGAGAGCATATTGATGTAGGTGTGAACTTTGGTTATCTGTACTAAGTTTGTTACTAAGTGATTTGTGCTTAATTATAAATAATTGCTTCTGTAGGATGTAGGTGTGAACTGTGGGGTTGTGGAGTGGGTGGATGGTCCTTGGCCAAGGAGCAAAGGTGCATTCTTCAAAGCCAAGCAGATATCATTCAGAACATGAGGAAGGCCATGAAggaagtggagggggacagggacctacttaagaaagagaagaagaagatggagtatCTGATTGCTGATCTGGTCAATGTTGGGCATGCCAGCAAAGATAAGCTGGAGAGGATCAAGGCAATTATGAATGAGTGAAGTGCTTGGTGTGTGGGTTAAGTAATTAGTAGGCCTATATATATAGCTGGCCTTGGAATGTCATGCGTGTTAGGTGTATATTTTGggaaagttttatgtgctttcagaaTGGTATGAGGGAGGGAGGTACTCTTATGGTTTAAGAACTAGTTGGTTTTATCTATGATGTAATGACTTTTATGTTAAGACCTACTATGCTAAGTGAGTACTCATGCTAAGTTAATTAAGTAAGAATGTTTTATCTATGATGAGTctgttttactctgcatatatcatGTGTGGATAAC is drawn from Triticum dicoccoides isolate Atlit2015 ecotype Zavitan chromosome 6B, WEW_v2.0, whole genome shotgun sequence and contains these coding sequences:
- the LOC119320855 gene encoding F-box protein SKIP19-like produces the protein MPPLARASQRSRYSKKRAPPERDWAELHQDLISCILHRLDQAELLIGGVAGVCHSWRRAAREEPELWRRIDLRGGLWFVPPFRREWSLETMVRKALRLGAGQCEAFLCERVDDDILLILAERAPSLKSLHLISSSVSDQGFEKAIKMLPLLEELEISQCLSIHSMKVFELVARECPLLKHFRHVAGMHFANGNAVAFAAASMHKLRSLHLVGHTFHSEGLVAILDNCHDLEYLNMRECKPIAIDDRLQVKLARINMDDREYSSDYYEDYGYLAGCTYYHPYSPACGNRPYCWRSDPELVEVFFDYYMDSLRYDVDDYDTGDDDDLEEYEKILDIKSMRRYLS